One region of Wolbachia endosymbiont of Drosophila innubila genomic DNA includes:
- a CDS encoding cation diffusion facilitator family transporter: MTAVHNGKHSAAQSKRLIYSIIIVAITMFMEIVGGIISHSLALLSDAGHMLTDLFALVLSWLAHRFSAKKSDLQRSYGYHRLQIIAAFVNGLTLFLIAVIIIIESIKRFIFPVNVEWKVMLIIATLGLVSNIIVFFILHSKCESNINIKSAVLHVIGDILGSVAAILASIIIMLTGWQIVDPILSVFVSVIILNSGYKILKNSCHILLEGTPEGISAEEIKSKITSELPEVIDVHHIHTWSLSDNYFIITMHAKIKQNVQHTNVLYEIKKILLDKFEIAHSTVEIEYDECADNKILKH; the protein is encoded by the coding sequence ATGACAGCAGTGCATAACGGTAAACACTCAGCAGCGCAGTCCAAGCGCTTAATCTATTCCATAATAATAGTTGCGATAACAATGTTTATGGAAATAGTAGGTGGAATAATTTCACATTCGCTTGCTCTATTATCAGATGCAGGGCATATGCTCACTGACCTCTTTGCCTTGGTTTTAAGCTGGTTAGCACATAGGTTTTCAGCTAAGAAATCCGATTTGCAGAGATCATACGGATATCATCGGTTGCAGATAATTGCAGCATTTGTTAATGGTTTAACTCTATTCCTCATTGCAGTAATCATTATAATTGAGTCAATAAAGAGGTTTATTTTTCCAGTCAATGTTGAGTGGAAAGTAATGTTAATAATTGCTACACTCGGTCTTGTCTCTAACATAATAGTCTTTTTTATATTACATAGTAAATGCGAGAGCAATATAAACATAAAAAGTGCTGTACTACACGTTATAGGAGATATTTTAGGTTCTGTAGCTGCTATACTTGCATCTATAATTATCATGCTTACTGGATGGCAAATAGTAGATCCAATCTTATCAGTATTTGTTAGTGTGATAATTCTAAATAGCGGCTATAAAATTCTCAAAAATTCTTGCCATATACTCCTTGAAGGTACGCCTGAGGGTATATCTGCTGAAGAGATAAAAAGTAAGATCACATCAGAATTACCTGAAGTGATAGATGTGCACCACATACATACATGGTCGCTGTCTGATAATTATTTTATAATTACCATGCATGCTAAAATAAAGCAAAATGTGCAGCACACCAATGTTTTATATGAAATAAAAAAAATATTGCTAGATAAGTTCGAGATAGCACACTCTACAGTCGAGATCGAATACGATGAGTGTGCGGATAATAAGATACTTAAACATTGA
- a CDS encoding NADH-quinone oxidoreductase subunit N, with translation MNYIQILPETFSIISSLVLLLLGIIFNRRTINLLALGCTVVTLIILILSAENNEIFLFNSLLKLNLYIRSAQGLILSTGILILLMLNLSKYDYKYEFSMLILFALFGMITLVSANSLISFYLAFELMSISLYVLASFNKDSIYSCEAGVKYFTLSALSSCIMLYGMSLLYGYTGQVNFSELGSFLQNHQITYGIVFGLVFVLIGLCFKLAIAPFHMWAPDVYQGAPTIVTAFFSTAPKAALVTFLIRLMNEELVNVKSYVQPIFLYVSALSVLISAFGALRQQNLKRLLAYSSIGHIGFIFASLSIFTQAGTDSALMYLVIYIITSIGLFSYLVQIDDEDCDIANLSGIGKKRPIVAFHLSVLLLSMSGIPPLAGFIAKFFIFKSLINSGFISLSLTLVVASVVSCYYYLNIIKAMYFDKASGNKVAYSKGLFIITSVASLINLVLFLYVLLTH, from the coding sequence ATGAATTATATACAGATATTGCCGGAAACGTTCTCTATTATCTCCTCGTTAGTGTTGCTGCTGCTTGGGATTATATTTAACCGCAGAACTATCAACTTATTAGCACTTGGCTGCACAGTGGTAACTTTGATTATTTTAATTCTTTCGGCAGAAAACAATGAAATTTTTCTCTTTAATTCGTTGTTAAAACTCAATTTATACATCAGGTCAGCCCAAGGGTTAATTCTCAGCACAGGAATTTTAATACTTTTGATGCTGAATTTATCAAAATATGACTATAAGTATGAATTTTCAATGCTGATTCTTTTTGCGCTATTTGGCATGATAACTTTGGTTTCAGCAAATAGTCTGATTTCTTTTTATTTAGCTTTTGAGTTGATGAGTATATCTTTGTATGTTCTTGCGAGCTTTAATAAAGATTCGATTTATTCATGTGAAGCAGGAGTGAAATATTTTACACTCAGTGCATTATCTTCCTGCATTATGCTATATGGAATGTCGCTGCTTTATGGATATACAGGACAAGTCAATTTCTCTGAGCTCGGTTCATTCTTGCAAAACCATCAGATAACTTATGGAATAGTTTTTGGGTTAGTCTTTGTCCTAATTGGTTTGTGTTTCAAGCTTGCTATTGCTCCTTTTCATATGTGGGCTCCAGATGTCTATCAAGGTGCACCTACCATAGTAACTGCGTTTTTTTCTACGGCCCCAAAAGCTGCACTTGTAACATTTTTAATTCGATTGATGAATGAAGAGTTAGTAAATGTAAAAAGTTATGTTCAGCCTATTTTCTTATACGTTTCAGCATTGTCTGTTCTTATCTCAGCTTTTGGGGCCTTACGTCAGCAAAACTTAAAAAGGCTGCTTGCTTACAGTTCAATTGGTCACATTGGTTTTATATTTGCTTCACTTTCTATTTTTACACAAGCAGGAACAGATAGTGCCTTAATGTATCTGGTGATATATATCATCACAAGCATAGGGCTATTCTCATATCTTGTACAAATTGACGATGAAGATTGTGATATTGCAAATTTATCTGGTATAGGGAAGAAACGCCCAATTGTAGCATTTCATCTTTCTGTACTGTTACTCTCGATGTCGGGAATACCTCCACTTGCAGGTTTTATCGCTAAATTTTTTATATTCAAAAGTTTAATAAATTCTGGCTTTATCAGCCTGTCTTTGACCCTTGTGGTGGCGAGTGTTGTATCGTGTTACTATTATCTAAATATTATAAAAGCTATGTATTTCGATAAAGCTAGTGGTAATAAGGTTGCTTATTCTAAGGGCCTATTCATTATCACTTCGGTGGCTTCGCTGATCAACCTCGTTCTTTTCTTGTACGTTTTACTCACTCATTGA
- a CDS encoding biotin--[acetyl-CoA-carboxylase] ligase encodes MTPEGFHIHHYKKVSSTNKEALDLIDKGISNETIIVADKQTEGRGRTGKNWISPEGNFYASLVINLFNDYLNESQLSVSFQRVTLESRNQEEWSSTQLYKRCGIPTKDDVIRVAWHWDPENLITNGHIRQLCNKNWIPVSRTGMTPHTTCKLQCSHSYVSSTGENTGMIERGLMNQVSKLTELTFVTALAVGNAILSFINGLNLQYKWPNDILIDGKKISGILLEKRSNSNWLIIGIGINVSHAPLPGTTCISNYGESVSNIDLLKKLIINFNKLRKQWLLDGFYAIREMWLKKAFKMNEQISVKLADKLYEGIFADIDKSGKLVLQQKDGSLIYFDVGELFIDNAL; translated from the coding sequence GTGACCCCTGAGGGTTTTCATATTCATCATTACAAAAAAGTTTCAAGCACTAATAAAGAAGCGTTGGATTTAATTGATAAAGGAATATCAAATGAAACTATTATTGTTGCTGATAAACAAACAGAAGGCAGGGGGCGCACCGGAAAAAACTGGATTTCTCCAGAGGGTAATTTTTATGCAAGTTTGGTAATAAACCTTTTTAACGATTATCTGAATGAAAGCCAGCTTTCGGTGTCATTCCAGCGCGTGACGCTGGAATCTAGAAATCAAGAAGAATGGTCAAGCACACAACTGTACAAACGTTGTGGTATTCCCACCAAGGATGATGTCATCCGAGTAGCCTGGCACTGGGATCCAGAAAACTTAATTACAAATGGGCACATCAGGCAACTGTGTAATAAGAACTGGATTCCAGTGTCACGCACTGGAATGACACCACATACCACCTGCAAATTGCAATGTTCGCATAGTTATGTGTCAAGCACTGGGGAAAATACTGGGATGATAGAAAGAGGTTTAATGAATCAAGTTAGCAAATTAACAGAATTGACTTTTGTTACTGCTCTTGCTGTTGGAAATGCTATACTGTCATTTATAAATGGTCTAAATCTCCAGTATAAATGGCCAAATGACATTCTAATCGATGGCAAGAAAATAAGTGGAATATTGCTTGAAAAAAGATCCAATTCGAATTGGCTCATTATAGGAATTGGAATTAATGTCAGTCATGCACCACTTCCAGGAACAACGTGCATTAGCAATTACGGTGAGTCTGTGTCTAACATAGATCTGTTAAAGAAATTAATAATAAATTTTAATAAGCTAAGAAAGCAATGGCTACTTGATGGGTTTTATGCTATAAGAGAAATGTGGTTAAAAAAAGCATTCAAAATGAATGAGCAAATCAGTGTAAAGTTAGCTGACAAATTGTATGAAGGAATTTTTGCTGATATAGATAAAAGTGGTAAATTGGTGTTGCAGCAAAAGGATGGAAGCTTAATTTATTTTGATGTAGGTGAGTTATTTATTGATAATGCATTATGA
- a CDS encoding reverse transcriptase domain-containing protein: MANELSKERIADPNLLWLIKRFLKAGIVEVGCYKATDQGTPQGGIVSPVLANIYLHYVLDLWFEKKFKPKARGYLQLIRFCDDFVVGCEREEDAKEFLELLKQRLSKFGLEIAENKTKIVKFGKKEWYQAEREKRRTASFNFLGFTHYCGKSRNGKLMMKQKTSKISLARKIKEIKEWLKMVRSRICFKDWWQKLKAKLTGHYSYFGVSGNYRCLIQFYRPVTKLAFKWINRRSQKKSMDWEQFIHYLKVNPLPKPKVYVSLYTGALV; this comes from the coding sequence ATGGCTAATGAATTGTCTAAGGAACGAATAGCTGACCCAAATTTATTGTGGTTAATAAAACGATTTCTAAAGGCAGGAATAGTCGAAGTTGGATGTTATAAAGCAACCGATCAAGGCACACCACAAGGTGGTATAGTAAGCCCTGTATTAGCTAATATATACTTACACTATGTGCTGGACTTATGGTTTGAAAAGAAATTTAAGCCAAAAGCCAGAGGATATTTACAGCTAATAAGGTTTTGCGACGATTTTGTAGTTGGCTGCGAGAGGGAAGAAGACGCAAAAGAATTTCTAGAATTACTGAAACAAAGACTAAGTAAATTTGGGTTGGAAATAGCTGAAAATAAAACAAAAATAGTAAAGTTTGGTAAGAAAGAATGGTATCAAGCAGAAAGAGAGAAACGTAGGACGGCTAGCTTCAACTTTCTAGGATTTACACATTATTGTGGAAAAAGTCGTAATGGTAAACTTATGATGAAGCAGAAAACTTCAAAAATAAGCCTAGCCAGAAAGATTAAAGAAATCAAAGAATGGTTGAAGATGGTACGAAGTCGTATCTGTTTCAAAGATTGGTGGCAGAAACTTAAAGCCAAACTAACAGGACACTATAGCTACTTCGGAGTTAGCGGAAATTATCGGTGTTTGATTCAATTCTATCGACCGGTAACAAAGTTAGCATTTAAGTGGATAAACCGACGTAGTCAAAAGAAAAGTATGGATTGGGAACAATTTATACACTATTTAAAAGTAAATCCATTACCAAAACCAAAGGTATATGTTTCTTTATACACAGGAGCACTAGTGTGA
- a CDS encoding magnesium transporter MgtE N-terminal domain-containing protein, whose translation MSGKKHVFKMIPGKEVFRKTPTTRIKWPEGNDPTMPIKKVELVSLDDKNDVVLGLLPIKLCSSSCLDSYICLEEENEGNLVAKDYKSDSNLDYVKSNHTFVYYGNELAKLSYTRELVQPFKTMCSSSIKSKKLEYKYVTWEDSDTGNNKYYFSDEAGNIIDSPDNEVLQDIMLYYGERHIRDVLLLLSNAFTKVFIQGLTDGQLKTLANTLSNEQLQKIIPELSSSQLQALAENLTDEQLQALVDHLTNHQLKTLAQELNPEKLQIIVPILNDTQLEALVRKLNSEQVKEILPHLKVDQFKALIKTLNDEQFTVLAKDLAEHHLTILSKELEGDQLKALVNSLQEEQLKDLVNKLDPEKLEAIAQDLTDSNKIQIIIKSLVDNPDKLQAFARNMSNEQFKELLDNVGAEELKDIIHKLPYEKVTAVIGDLSNQDQSKAIIDALKGKLDEQSKQNKEMIEMLKQIKDDMPGIAEAPDFTIVENNNDSMLLVW comes from the coding sequence ATGAGTGGAAAAAAGCATGTTTTTAAGATGATACCTGGAAAAGAGGTGTTTAGAAAAACCCCGACTACAAGGATAAAGTGGCCTGAAGGTAATGATCCTACAATGCCTATTAAAAAAGTTGAGCTTGTATCGCTGGATGATAAAAACGATGTAGTACTAGGCTTATTGCCTATAAAACTTTGCAGCAGTTCTTGCCTAGACAGTTACATATGTCTGGAGGAAGAAAATGAAGGAAATCTGGTAGCCAAAGATTATAAAAGTGATTCTAACTTAGATTATGTAAAAAGTAACCATACATTTGTATATTACGGTAATGAGTTGGCTAAGTTATCATATACAAGAGAGCTTGTGCAGCCTTTCAAAACTATGTGTAGCAGTTCTATTAAATCAAAAAAATTGGAATACAAATATGTAACATGGGAAGATTCAGATACTGGCAACAATAAATATTATTTTTCAGACGAGGCAGGAAATATAATCGATTCACCTGACAATGAGGTATTACAAGACATTATGTTATACTACGGTGAGAGACATATAAGAGATGTGCTACTGTTGCTATCAAACGCGTTTACTAAAGTTTTTATTCAGGGCCTAACAGACGGCCAACTAAAAACTCTTGCCAATACTCTTAGTAACGAGCAACTGCAAAAAATAATTCCTGAACTGAGCTCAAGCCAGTTGCAGGCCTTAGCAGAGAACTTAACAGATGAACAACTCCAAGCTTTAGTGGATCATCTAACCAATCACCAGCTAAAAACCCTCGCTCAGGAACTAAATCCAGAAAAGTTACAAATAATTGTTCCTATTTTAAATGATACTCAGCTTGAAGCTCTAGTGAGAAAATTAAATTCAGAGCAAGTAAAAGAAATTTTACCTCACTTAAAAGTGGATCAGTTCAAAGCACTTATTAAAACTTTAAATGACGAGCAATTTACAGTGCTTGCAAAAGACTTGGCTGAGCACCACTTGACAATACTCTCCAAAGAATTAGAAGGTGATCAGTTGAAAGCTTTAGTAAATAGTCTGCAAGAAGAACAACTGAAAGACTTAGTTAATAAGCTTGATCCTGAGAAACTCGAAGCAATTGCTCAGGATTTAACTGATTCTAATAAGATTCAGATTATCATTAAGTCTTTAGTTGACAACCCAGACAAACTTCAAGCTTTTGCTCGCAATATGTCTAATGAGCAGTTTAAAGAACTTTTGGATAACGTAGGCGCAGAAGAGCTTAAAGACATCATTCACAAACTGCCTTATGAGAAAGTGACAGCTGTGATCGGTGATCTCAGCAATCAAGATCAGTCTAAAGCTATTATTGATGCATTAAAAGGGAAACTTGACGAGCAGAGTAAACAGAACAAGGAAATGATTGAGATGCTCAAGCAAATCAAGGACGATATGCCAGGCATTGCAGAAGCTCCAGATTTTACAATAGTAGAAAACAATAACGATTCAATGCTACTTGTATGGTAG
- a CDS encoding reverse transcriptase domain-containing protein translates to MLKKILENIYEANFMDSSYGFRPGRNCHQAINALDKAVMHKPINYIVEVDIKKFFDNVQHKWLMNCLRNE, encoded by the coding sequence ATGCTAAAGAAGATATTAGAAAATATTTATGAAGCAAACTTTATGGACAGCTCGTATGGATTTCGACCAGGAAGAAATTGTCATCAGGCGATAAACGCTCTAGATAAAGCAGTTATGCACAAACCAATTAACTATATTGTAGAAGTGGATATCAAGAAGTTCTTTGATAATGTTCAACATAAATGGCTAATGAATTGTCTAAGGAACGAATAG
- the ccmE gene encoding cytochrome c maturation protein CcmE: MKKKHKRLLITSGIFCFLSCAVFFILTTLKENISFFYTVSEAIVLPNGQKLIRVGGMVVENSVIRNESEVIFQMTDFNKSVMVKYQGILPPMFSEKSGVVVQGKMFDNSTFLADTVFAKHDENYMPKVLK, encoded by the coding sequence ATGAAGAAGAAACATAAGCGATTACTTATAACTTCAGGAATTTTCTGCTTTTTAAGTTGTGCAGTTTTTTTTATTTTAACAACGCTCAAAGAAAATATCTCATTTTTCTATACAGTAAGTGAGGCAATAGTTTTACCAAATGGTCAAAAACTAATCCGTGTTGGTGGAATGGTTGTTGAAAATAGCGTGATACGCAACGAAAGTGAAGTGATTTTTCAAATGACAGATTTTAATAAGAGCGTTATGGTGAAATATCAGGGAATACTTCCACCAATGTTTTCAGAAAAAAGTGGTGTTGTTGTGCAAGGTAAAATGTTTGATAATAGTACTTTTCTTGCAGATACAGTGTTTGCAAAACATGATGAGAACTATATGCCGAAAGTTTTAAAATAG
- a CDS encoding NuoM family protein → MLLLSIFLLPLIGALILSLIRINHQSIHLRFLALFFAVLPFLLSIVACIEFDYNNADFQFVSYPIRNVGIGIDGISLLFLLLTTFLFVICILYNCKMSYTTLKAYMALFLLLESFVVGFFVSLNAISFYVFFEAVLIPMFFIIGIWGGKHRVYATFKLFLYTLTGSLLFLLGLVYIYNIFGTFNIQKLATLVPSLDLEVQSLLWIAFFISFAIKVPMFPFHTWLPDAHVQSPTSGSVILAGLLIKMGGYGFLRFSIPMLPQASLYFSNFVVVLSIIAVIYASLVAFAQDDIKKLIAYSSIAHMGIVTAGLFSFCEEGVLGSIFQMISHGLISAALFLCVGMLYTRTGTLEIAKYFGIVNTMPKFGFMFILFSMASIGLPGTSGFAGEFLAMVGMFKSIGFFTGFIALGTILSAVYMLNLCKQIIWGVSYSKLLNNRLDSIEFSVLILLAVFVILLGFYPTLALNYLKPCMANLLVKYNAL, encoded by the coding sequence GTGTTGTTACTTAGTATATTCTTGCTTCCACTGATAGGAGCGTTGATTTTATCCTTAATCAGGATTAATCATCAATCTATACACTTAAGATTCCTTGCTCTATTTTTTGCTGTACTTCCATTTTTGCTTAGCATTGTAGCTTGTATAGAATTTGATTATAACAATGCGGACTTTCAGTTTGTCAGCTACCCAATTAGAAATGTTGGAATAGGGATAGATGGTATATCGTTGCTTTTCCTTCTGCTTACAACTTTCTTGTTTGTAATTTGTATACTCTACAACTGCAAAATGAGTTATACGACCCTAAAAGCCTATATGGCATTGTTTCTACTGCTTGAGAGTTTTGTAGTCGGTTTTTTCGTTTCACTGAATGCTATAAGCTTTTATGTGTTTTTTGAAGCTGTTTTAATACCAATGTTCTTTATTATTGGCATCTGGGGAGGAAAACACAGGGTATATGCAACGTTTAAGTTGTTTCTTTATACATTAACTGGCTCATTATTATTTCTACTTGGATTGGTTTACATCTATAACATTTTTGGAACGTTTAATATACAAAAATTAGCTACATTAGTGCCAAGCCTTGATCTTGAAGTGCAGTCATTGCTGTGGATTGCATTTTTTATTTCTTTTGCAATAAAAGTACCGATGTTTCCATTTCACACTTGGCTTCCTGATGCACATGTGCAATCACCAACTTCTGGATCTGTGATTTTAGCTGGCTTGCTTATTAAAATGGGGGGATATGGATTTTTAAGGTTTTCTATTCCAATGCTTCCTCAGGCAAGTTTGTATTTTTCAAATTTCGTTGTTGTGCTGAGCATTATTGCGGTGATATATGCTTCTCTAGTTGCGTTTGCTCAAGATGATATAAAGAAGTTAATAGCTTATTCTTCAATAGCACATATGGGGATCGTTACTGCTGGCCTCTTTTCATTTTGTGAGGAAGGAGTACTGGGTAGCATATTTCAAATGATTAGTCATGGCCTTATTTCTGCTGCTTTATTTTTATGTGTTGGAATGCTATATACTCGAACTGGAACTTTGGAGATTGCAAAATATTTTGGCATAGTAAACACAATGCCAAAATTTGGTTTTATGTTCATTTTATTTTCAATGGCTTCAATAGGGCTACCTGGAACATCTGGGTTCGCAGGTGAGTTTTTGGCTATGGTTGGAATGTTTAAGAGCATAGGGTTTTTTACAGGATTTATCGCACTTGGCACTATTTTAAGCGCAGTTTATATGCTGAATTTATGTAAGCAAATAATATGGGGGGTTAGCTATTCTAAATTATTAAATAACCGTTTGGATAGCATAGAATTTTCTGTCTTAATTCTGCTTGCAGTGTTTGTTATTTTGCTTGGATTTTACCCAACCCTTGCACTGAATTATTTGAAGCCATGTATGGCAAATTTGTTAGTCAAATATAATGCGCTATGA